A window of Primulina tabacum isolate GXHZ01 chromosome 4, ASM2559414v2, whole genome shotgun sequence contains these coding sequences:
- the LOC142543527 gene encoding uncharacterized protein LOC142543527 — protein sequence MDSQQPPRPPARQGGGGDFTAIITVLLAFIGISSLILVPSQSTIMQSLSILHQVPEGHVGVYWIGGALQNTIVNPGFHFKMPIITHFEPIQVTLQTDLVRDIPCGTKGGVMINFEKIEVVNRLHKDYVYETLLNYGVQYDNTWIYDKIHHEINQFCSAHSLQQVYIDMFDQIDEKMKEALQADCTRYAPGIEIINVRVTKPTIPDSIRRNFIEMEEERTKVLIAMEKQRVSEKEAETQKKIAVSEAEKHAHVSKIQMEQKLMEKDSIRRQEEISNAIYLAREKSLADANFYRTMKEAEVNKLMLTPQFLELKFIEAIANNSKIYFGNKIPNMVLDQGLLGNFLQDLAKNGNLEV from the exons ATGGACTCACAGCAACCGCCGAGACCTCCGGCACGTCAAGGTGGAGGCGGAGATTTCACCGCCATAATTACTGTTCTACTTGCCTTCATCGGCATCTCCAGCCTC ATTTTAGTTCCATCACAATCAACAATAATGCAAAGTCTCTCTATTTTGCATCAAGTTCCAGAGGGTCATGTTGGGGTTTATTGGATTGGAGGTGCCCTTCAAAACACCATTGTGAATCCAG GTTTTCATTTCAAAATGCCAATTATAACTCACTTTGAGCCTATTCAAGTAACCTTACAGACAGATTTG GTTAGGGATATTCCTTGTGGAACGAAAGGAGGCGTGATGATTAACTTTGAGAAGATAGAG GTTGTTAATCGTCTTCATAAGGACTATGTGTATGAAACATTGCTCAACTATGGTGTCCAATATGACAACACATGGATATATGACAAGATCCATCACGAGATCAATCAGTTTTGCAGTGCCCATTCCCTTCAGCAAGTTTACATCGACATGTTTGATCAG ATCGATGAAAAAATGAAAGAAGCTCTTCAGGCTGACTGCACAAGATATGCACCTGGTATTGAAATTATTAATGTGCGGGTCACGAAACCTACCATTCCAGATAGTATAAGGCGGAATTTCATAGAGATGGAAGAGGAGCGCACCAAA GTCTTGATTGCGATGGAGAAACAGAGAGTATCTGAGAAGGAAGCAGAGACACAGAAAAAAATTGCCGTAAGCGAAGCTGAAAAACATGCACATGTCAGTAAGATTCAGATGGAACAGAAGTTGATGGAGAAAGATAGCATAAGGAGACAAGAGGAAATTTCTAATGCAATATATTTAGCTCGTGAAAAGAGCTTGGCCGACGCCAACTTTTACCG AACGATGAAAGAAGCAGAAGTAAACAAGTTGATGCTGACTCCTCAGTTTTTGGAACTCAAATTCATCGAAGCTATTGCTAATAACTCCAAAATATACTTTGGTAACAAG ATACCGAACATGGTTCTAGATCAGGGACTACTCGGAAACTTTTTACAAGACTTAGCAAAGAATGGAAATTTGGAAGTTTAG
- the LOC142543528 gene encoding protein root UVB sensitive 3: MEGETSKMRLLRSETSVIEEWNGTASTKLVKTATITISGNSVQKSALRFNHVSRRILDAFVPEGFPSSVTPDYAPFQLWDSLQGLSTYMRTMLSTQALLSAIGVGEKSATVIGATFQWFLRDLTGMLGGILFTFYQGANLDSNAKMWRLVADLMNDLGMLMDLVSPLFPTAILFIVCLGSISRSFTGVASGATRAALTQHFALQNNAADISAKEGSQETVATMIGMALGMLLAHITMGHSLAIWFCFLSLTIFHMYANYKAVRCLSLSTINCERSSILLSHFMETGQVLSPKQVSVMEHVLPLWMTSWTEKSRTEYLHPRVRLGVRPSSLNSNEVVELSHLTGSYYSKGKYILLQRNDKISVIMHRDSIAADVLQAFIHALVLVKLVGESGSGHLESQSWMSKNYETLIVKLQSSGWRTERLLSASVVWKANWFFSSSDEKLD; this comes from the exons ATGGAAGGAGAAACCAGTAAGATGAGGCTTCTCCGATCGGAAACGTCCGTTATCGAGGAATGGAACGGCACTGCTTCGACAAAGTTAGTGAAAACCGCCACCATCACGATTTCTGGAAACTCCGTTCAAAAATCTGCTCTCCGATTCAATCATGTTTCTCGTAGAATTCTCGACGCATTTGTTCCCGAG GGATTCCCAAGCAGTGTGACTCCTGATTATGCCCCCTTTCAATTATGGGACTCTTTGCAG GGCCTTTCAACTTATATGAGAACAATGCTATCTACCCAG GCTCTCTTAAGTGCTATTGGGGTTGGCGAGAAATCTGCTACTGTGATAGGGGCCACATTTCAG TGGTTTCTGAGGGATTTGACTGGAATGCTTGGAGGTATCTTGTTTACATTTTATCAG GGGGCAAATCTGGATAGCAATGCTAAAATGTGGCGTCTCGTTGCGGATCTTATGAATGATCTTG GGATGTTAATGGACCTTGTTTCGCCTTTGTTCCCAACAGCAATTTTGTTTATTGTATGCTTAGGGAGCATATCACGATCTTTTA CTGGCGTTGCCAGTGGTGCCACTAGAGCTGCTTTAACGCAACATTTTGCACTTCAGAACAATGCAGCGGATATATCTGCAAAG GAAGGAAGCCAAGAGACTGTTGCAACTATGATTGGAATGGCTTTAGGAATGCTCCTTGCTCATATTACTATGGGGCACTCACTTGCcatttggttttgttttctctCTCTCACCATCTTTCATATGTATG CAAACTATAAGGCTGTTCGCTGCCTCTCACTTTCTACTATAAATTGTGAAAGAAGCTCTATTCTTTTGTCACATTTCATGGAGACCGGTCAAG TTCTTTCTCCTAAACAGGTCTCAGTGATGGAGCATGTTTTACCACTGTGGATGACCTCGTGGACAGAAAAAAGTAGGACTGAATATTTGCACCCACGGGTACGGTTAGGTGTTCGGCCATCATCACTTAACAGCAATGAAGT GGTGGAGCTCTCTCATTTGACTGGCTCTTACTATAGTAAAG GAAAGTATATACTACTTCAGAGAAATGATAAAATTAGTGTCATTATGCACCGAGATTCGATAGCAGCAGATGTCTTACAGGCTTTCATACATGCTCTTGTCTTGGTAAAACTTGTTGGCGAAAGTGGATCTGGGCATTTGGAAAGTCAATCGTGGATGTCTAAAAACTATGAAACCTTGATTGTGAAG CTTCAATCATCTGGATGGAGAACAGAACGTCTTCTATCAGCCTCTGTCGTATGGAAGGCGAATTGGTTTTTCAGTTCTTCGGATGAAAAACTTGACTAG